The segment CTGTTGCTGCAGGTTTTTGGTCTCTTCGTCGAGGAACTTGGAAGCGCCCTGGGCTTTTTCCTCCCTCACCTTAAGGTTCTCTTCAAGAAAGAGAGAAGCAAGCACGCCATCCACCTGCTGCACGACCTGCGGGTTCTTACCATCATAGGAAAGAGTGAAGGCGATGGTCATGGGTGATGGGGTGCCGCCTCTCTGCGGGTCCACGATGTCCGCGCTGATCGTGGTAAATTTAATGTCCTTCCTCATGATGTCAATGATCTCTTCGGTAGTCAATTTCTTCTTCAAATCTTCATAGAGGTTGAAACGGTTGATGATCTCAAGGAGCTTAACCGAGCTCATGATCCTTTGATTGAGGGTCTGCAACCGCTGTTCGGCAAACCCCGTTATAGTGGTCCTTACAAAATCGAGCGGTATCTCCTGTTCCTCGATGAGGATTGTTGATGTCGACCTGTATGTGGGCGAGACAAGAACAACCACGCAGAGCGCGATGCAGAAGACGATGACGATCGGGAGAACGAGGCCCTTCTTTCTCCTTTTCAGGATCCCAAGATAATCGCTTAATGTTTTTACATCTTCATCCATGCCTACCCCCGATTCATATATCTACATATTATACACATTTCTCTTTTCCTCACATCTAAATTCTTTTTCGCGCATCCCTGGCCAAACACATGATGACTCACATTCTTTTTCTAAAGGCGAGCGACTGAAACACCATACACACTTCATCGCTCTCCTTTATTTGATCAGGTCGTGCTGAATTCTGAAACGGACCATGAAAGCGTTCCGGTCAGCCCAGGTGCTGTACTCGTAATAGTTAGTGATGGAATATGAGTATGACACCTCCAGAAACTTCTCCCTATTGAATTCATACCGTATGCCCGGGCTCACGCTTGTGCTGTTCTCGTCTATTTTCAGGGTCGAGAACTGACCCGGACTCGATTTATTGATGTAATAGGATGCCGAGAATGTCCCGTATAGCTCGTAAGTAAATCTCTTGTTTATGCCGAGCACAAAGGACGTACGCTCCGTGGCGCCAGAGTATCCACTCGCCGGCAGTATGTTATGGATTACGCTCAAGGAGCCGTTGCTATCATTGTGTTCTCCCTGATAGTTGAGGCTGAGAGCACCAATCCAGCCCCATCCAGTGGTCTCGGTCGAGGCTATAGGGATGACTTGAAAGAAAGGAATAGGCGGAAAGGGTTGGACAATTTGCTCGGTGGCCTGGGTTACCGAATCCGTGTAACGCGCCCCGCCGTTCGCACTCAAGCTCCACTTCTCGGTGAATGCCCGCTGGAAGCCCAGCGTTGCTTCATAATTATCGATTTTGAGTGCCGGTATGTTGTATTTGGCATAGTTCATATCTATCATTACCTTGGTCGGACGAATAAAGCCCAGGTCGCGACTTGCTGCGAGATCGAAGGTGTGGGCCTCCATATCGCTATAGTACAGACTATTAAATTGATCGCTCAAATAATCATAGGAGAAAGTAAATGTGTTTCTTTCAGACGGTCGGTAGTCCCATCCAACGGTATAATTCTGCCTCTCCCGCGTAACGTTTGTGAGCGGCAGACCTGTGGTGAGCAAATCTAGACCGGGCCTCCCATCCTGGGAGTAATAAACCCTTCCGTTCAGGTTCAGTCTCTGAGTCAAGGCATATTTGCCGGTGCCTTCGTAGAACTGGTCCGTGCCATTAATCTGACTGTTGTGTAGATAAAACCTCTGGTCGATCCTTCCGGATGCCATGAGTTCACACCTCTCGGTTTTGTCGGTAAGGACCAACTCCGGCGAAATCGTGGAAAGGAAATCGCTTTTCACCTCTGTTGGCGAATAGAGGATGTTATCACTGTATTCCTGTTTGATTCCTATCGCGGGCGTCAATTTGAAATCATCCGCCATCGCTTTGTATGGGACGATCATAAGAACAACAAGAAGAGAGAATGCCCAGGGCCTTATTTTCATATTCGGTGTAATGGTTTGGCCCGCTTCGGGTTGTTTGTCTCCCACTTGCCGTTCGCTCCCTGCGCGTCACAGCCCTCATGGGACAACAATCACATCGCCTCTCTGGAGCACGATATTCTCCTCAAGGTTTCTCCCTTCCACCACATCGTCATACCTGAAAGGGAAGATCTTTGTCTTCTTTTCTTCTTGACGGAATATCTTTATGTCATTTCTTTTCGCGAAAGGATTGAGCCCTCCCGCCATGGCGAGCCCCTGAAGCACATTCACATTGGCGTTCACAGGGAATCTGTTGGGGGTGTTTACCCTGCCTATGACGTAAATGAGCATGCTGTTTGCCTGTCTCACCTCTACCGAAAGCACAGGCTCGGGAACGTAGTCGATCAATTTTTCGGCGATGTCTTTCTTCAACTCGTCGACGGTTTTACCCGCTGCCATGATTTCTCCGGCGAGCGGAAAGGATATCCGGCCGTCGGGAAGTATTATAATGTTCTGTTTTGTGAGGGCGTCATCGCGCCATAAGGAGATGTCAAGGGCGTCACCCGGGCCCAGGATGTAGGCATCGCTCGCCTTACCTGCTTGAGCATCCTTGGGCGTGGTCTGGACTCCCTCGGCGCGCACCATCGGTACCAGGAGCAATAGACCAATGAGCAAGCCCGTTACCATGTATATATTATTCTTTTTCACGTTTCCTCTCCTTTATCGAGCTGTTAGGAGCTATTTTACACGATAGGCTGTGTAAGTCAAGGCTAAATGCGGCTTTCCAAGGGTTTCCCGGCTAACCTGGTCCTCACCGCGCCACACGGGCTTAATTTCTTACATCTTCTCCAGCGTCTTTTTTGCCTCGTCCTTTCCCGGGAAATCTTCTCTCGCATCCGTTGCCTTTCTGAGCTGTTCTTTGGCCTCGGCCATTCTGCCGAGTTTGTAATAGACCATGCCCATATGATAGGCAATGGTGGGGTTGTCGGAGCTTTTCAACTGGGCCTTTCCGATGAAGTCCATGGCGCGATCGGTTTCGCCCTTCTTATAGTAGACCCAGCCCAGGGTATCCATGACAGAAGGCTCGTCAGCGCGCAGCTTCTGCGCCTTCTCCGCGAGCGTCTTTGCCTTGTCGAGGTCTCTCGACGAGCCGTGCTCGGTCAGCAAAAATGCGAGGTCGTTTTGTGCCACCCAGAGGTTCGGTTGTTTTTCGAGTAGTTTTTCGTATACATCAATGGCCTTCTTGAAATCGTTTGTCTGGTTATAAATCTGGGCAAGCGAGAGGTAGGCCGCCGCATTCTCCGGGCTTGCTTTGATTGACTCCTCAAGCTTGCGAGTCGCCTCTGCGGTCTTGCCCTGTACGAGATAGAGGCGTGCGAGATTGTTATGGGGAGCGGACCAGGTGGGCTGCAAGGAAATGGCTCTTTGAAAAGAGTCCTCGGCCGATTTATAGTCTTTTTGTGTGCCGTAGACCTGGCCGAGCAGATTGTAGGACAGCGCGTCTTTGGGGTTTTCTTTGATCTTGCCCTGGAGAATCGCGATGGCGTTGCCATACTTTTTCGCCTCAAGATACGCTTGAATCATAATGGTGTAAAGCTGGGCCGACCGGGGGTTGAGTTTATATGCCTGTTCGAATTCTGCCGCGGCCCTGTCCGGTTTTCCCTGGCGAATATAAAGGTCACCCATCTTTACGTATCCGAAGGGGTTCTTAGGGTCTTTGGCCTTAATCCTGGCGTATTCGCTCTCTGCACCTTTGTAGTCCTTCTGAACGGCCAGGAGGTCTCCAAGATCGCCGCGAGCATCCAGGTCATCGGGATTCTTATCCAATACCTTTCGTATGTATTCGCCGGCCTGTTTGTAGTCGCCCTGCAGCATGTAGATCCGACCCAGACCTCGGGTGGCATCCCTCGAATTGGGATCTATTTTGAGCGCTGTCTTCAGGGTGTCTATGGCGAGGTTTGTTTCGTGAGCCATCATATGTGCCTCGGCGAGCCTTATATAAGCGGGTATGGACTGCGGCCTTTCATTCGTCACGGTCCTGAACTCTGTCACGGCATCGGGGCCGTCTCCGCGGGAAAGCAGAATATTTCCTTTGAGAAAATGGGCATCAACATTCTTGGGACTCGCCTTGATCACTTCATCAGTCAGTTTCTCCGCATCCGCGACATTCTGTCGCGCCAGATAAATTCTGGCAAGATTATCTTTGGCCTCGATCACTTCGGG is part of the Syntrophorhabdaceae bacterium genome and harbors:
- a CDS encoding outer membrane beta-barrel protein → MGDKQPEAGQTITPNMKIRPWAFSLLVVLMIVPYKAMADDFKLTPAIGIKQEYSDNILYSPTEVKSDFLSTISPELVLTDKTERCELMASGRIDQRFYLHNSQINGTDQFYEGTGKYALTQRLNLNGRVYYSQDGRPGLDLLTTGLPLTNVTRERQNYTVGWDYRPSERNTFTFSYDYLSDQFNSLYYSDMEAHTFDLAASRDLGFIRPTKVMIDMNYAKYNIPALKIDNYEATLGFQRAFTEKWSLSANGGARYTDSVTQATEQIVQPFPPIPFFQVIPIASTETTGWGWIGALSLNYQGEHNDSNGSLSVIHNILPASGYSGATERTSFVLGINKRFTYELYGTFSASYYINKSSPGQFSTLKIDENSTSVSPGIRYEFNREKFLEVSYSYSITNYYEYSTWADRNAFMVRFRIQHDLIK
- a CDS encoding polysaccharide biosynthesis/export family protein, which gives rise to MKKNNIYMVTGLLIGLLLLVPMVRAEGVQTTPKDAQAGKASDAYILGPGDALDISLWRDDALTKQNIIILPDGRISFPLAGEIMAAGKTVDELKKDIAEKLIDYVPEPVLSVEVRQANSMLIYVIGRVNTPNRFPVNANVNVLQGLAMAGGLNPFAKRNDIKIFRQEEKKTKIFPFRYDDVVEGRNLEENIVLQRGDVIVVP
- a CDS encoding tetratricopeptide repeat protein: MKAYRSVVLCIVVLLALVMIAGCGGPEAKKMKFFNKGKTLYEKGDFVKANLEFKNALQIDPKFADAYYMLGMVSIKLNNPNNAFAGFSKAVELDPNHAKAQVEMGKLFLLANVLDKAMEKAELGFKLDPKNEDALILKGAIYLRQKEDQKALAYFEDLIKQGMTRYDAYMILSVAYAQKGDKKGAENALRAGIEKNPKSISLYYALADLYIKDQRTEDAITVVQKVIELEPTNAAHKMTLANLYWNAGQQQKATDLLNTLVQEDPKKEERWIQNSAFYMAKNKPADAESTLKEGLTKNPKSFRIRFALAELYAGTNRVDDSVAILKECLAIKKDAKDPEVIEAKDNLARIYLARQNVADAEKLTDEVIKASPKNVDAHFLKGNILLSRGDGPDAVTEFRTVTNERPQSIPAYIRLAEAHMMAHETNLAIDTLKTALKIDPNSRDATRGLGRIYMLQGDYKQAGEYIRKVLDKNPDDLDARGDLGDLLAVQKDYKGAESEYARIKAKDPKNPFGYVKMGDLYIRQGKPDRAAAEFEQAYKLNPRSAQLYTIMIQAYLEAKKYGNAIAILQGKIKENPKDALSYNLLGQVYGTQKDYKSAEDSFQRAISLQPTWSAPHNNLARLYLVQGKTAEATRKLEESIKASPENAAAYLSLAQIYNQTNDFKKAIDVYEKLLEKQPNLWVAQNDLAFLLTEHGSSRDLDKAKTLAEKAQKLRADEPSVMDTLGWVYYKKGETDRAMDFIGKAQLKSSDNPTIAYHMGMVYYKLGRMAEAKEQLRKATDAREDFPGKDEAKKTLEKM